One Elgaria multicarinata webbii isolate HBS135686 ecotype San Diego chromosome 6, rElgMul1.1.pri, whole genome shotgun sequence DNA segment encodes these proteins:
- the GBA2 gene encoding non-lysosomal glucosylceramidase, which yields MGGYEGGAAGRGVPPWGWRLCLAHRFAERRKPYQASDVSASHALQHLGLVLRYFRWWYRKTQVEKKQPFIDLLNSQPLRQIYGCPLGGFGGGSITRGWRGDFCRWQMNPGLYHYKTVVADQFTICLRRKGRTVYQQVLSVERPSTLQGWNWGFCGHYAFYHALYPRAWTVYRLPGQDVVLTCRQIAPIIPHDYQDTSLPVGVFVWEVENNSGEDMEVSIMFTFRNGIETKEDRRGGHWNEPFSLEKDGHCVRGVMLHHCLPVNSYTLAISAREKAGTAITHLTTFNPAGTGLDVWQDLLDDGKLASPLGKSPPSEKGEACAAAVCATCTVPAHGHGTLELGLAWDMPRIRFGSREKEHHRRYTRFFGTEGDACPALSHYMLTHYKDWEKRIEAWQQPILESSDLPPWYKSALFNELYFLADGGTIWVELLPEDAASQGLSQGLSQLLPVLQEYGRFAYLEGQEYRMYNTYDVHFYASFALVMLWPKLELSLQYDMAAAVLKEDAHPRLYLMSGQTAQVKLRNVVPHDIGEPDDEPWQRVNAYLIHDTATWKDLNLKFVLQVYRDYYLMEDAVYLRDMWPICQAVMDSELKFDTDGDGLIENSGFADQTYDAWVVTGASAYCGSLWLAAVCMMCKMAEILGEGEVLQKYSDILAKGTVAFERLLWNGKYYNYDSSRSPSSNSIMSDQLAGQWFLRACGLGEGKSEVFPRSHVLSALRTIFEANVLGFSDGTMGAVNGMRPNGVPDSSSLQSNEVWVGVVYALAATMIQEGLLQEGLRTAEGCYRTVWERLGMAFQTPEAYCQKRVFRSLAYMRPLSIWSMQLALERQATQPPPAPLDAGDDAAAVAASSIGP from the exons ATGGGCGGCTACGAGGGCGGCGCGGCGGGGCGCGGGGTGCCGCCGTGGGGGTGGCGGCTGTGCCTGGCCCACCGCTTCGCGGAGCGCAGGAAGCCCTACCAGGCCTCGGACGTCTCGGCCTCGCATGCCCTGCAGCACCTGGGCCTCGTCCTCAG GTATTTCCGGTGGTGGTACCGCAAGACACAGGTGGAAAAGAAGCAGCCCTTCATCGATCTCCTGAATTCACAGCCACTGCGCCAGATCTACg GCTGCCCCTTGGGCGGGTTTGGGGGAGGATCCATCACCCGGGGCTGGCGCGGAGACTTCTGCCGATGGCAAATGAATCCTGGGCTCTACCACTACAAGACGGTGGTTGCTGACCAG tTCACCATCTGCCTGCGCCGGAAGGGCCGAACCGTTTACCAGCAGGTGCTCTCGGTGGAGCGCCCCAGCACCTTGCAGGGCTGGAACTGGGGCTTCTGCGGCCACTATGCTTTCTACCACGCGCTCTACCCACGGGCCTGGACCGTCTACCGGCTGCCTGGGCAGGACGTGGTGCTCACCTGCCGGCAAAtcgctcccatcatccctcacgaCTACCAG GACACCAGCCTGCCAGTGGGGGTCTTTGTCTgggaggtggagaacaacagtgGTGAGGATATGGAGGTCTCAATCATGTTCACCTTCCGGAACGGCATAGAAACCAAGGAGGACCGGCGCGGGGGCCACTGGAACGAGCCCTTCAGCCTGGAGAAAGATGGCCATTGCGTCCGTGGCGTGATGCTGCATCACTGCCTTCCGGTGAACTCCTACACGCTGGCCATCTCTGCCCGGGAGAAG GCAGGCACCGCCATTACCCACCTCACCACCTTCAACCCTGCCGGCACTGGCCTGGATGTGTGGCAGGACCTGCTAGACGATGGCAAGCTGGCATCCCCACTAG GCAAAAGCCCCCCGTCAGAGAAGGGGGAGGCTTGTGCGGCAGCAGTGTGTGCCACCTGCACGGTGCCAGCCCATGGGCACGGGACGCTGGAGCTTGGCTTGGCCTGGGATATGCCTCGCATCCGCTTCGGATCCAGAGAGAAGGAGCACCacag GCGGTACACGCGCTTTTTCGGCACGGAGGGTGATGCGTGCCCTGCCCTCTCCCACTACATGCTCACACACTACAAGGACTGGGAGAAGAGGATCGAGGCCTGGCAGCAGCCCATCTTGGAGAGCAG CGACCTGCCCCCTTGGTACAAGTCGGCCCTCTTCAATGAGCTGTATTTCCTGGCTGACGGAGGCACCATCTGGGTGGAGCTGCTGCCGGAGGATGCCGCCTCCCAGGGCCTCTCCCAGGGCCTCTCCCAGCTGCTCCCAGTCCTGCAGGAATACGGGAGGTTTGCTTACCTGGAAG GTCAGGAGTACCGGATGTACAACACCTACGACGTCCATTTTTACGCCTCCTTCGCTCTGGTCATGCTGTGGCCGAAGCTGGAGCTCAGCCTGCAATACGACATGG CTGCCGCCGTGCTGAAGGAGGACGCGCACCCTCGGCTGTACTTGATGAGTGGGCAGACGGCCCAGGTGAAGCTGCGCAACGTGGTGCCCCACGACATCGGGGAGCCTG ACGACGAGCCATGGCAACGTGTCAACGCCTACCTGATCCATGACACGGCCACTTGGAAGGACCTGAACCTGAAGTTTGTGCTGCAGGTGTACCGGGACTACTACCTCATGGAGGACGCCGTGTACCTGCGAGACATGTGGCCCATCTGCCAG GCCGTCATGGACTCGGAGCTGAAGTTTGACACAGACGGGGACGGCCTCATTGAGAACTCTGGTTTTGCTGACCAAACGTATGATGCCTGGGTGGTGACTGGAGccag CGCCTACTGTGGCAGCCTGTGGCTGGCAGCCGTCTGCATGATGTGCAAGATGGCCGAGATCTTGGGTGAGGGTGAGGTCCTGCAGAAATACTCCGATATCCTGGCCAAGGGCACGGTGGCCTTTGAGAGGCTGCTCTGGAATG GGAAGTATTACAACTACGACAGCAGCAGGAGCCCTTCATCCAACAGCATCATGTCGGACCAGCTGGCTGGGCAGTGGTTCCTCCGGGCCTGCGGTCTGGGCGAGGGCAAATCCGAg GTCTTCCCCCGGAGCCACGTGCTGAGTGCCCTGAGGACCATCTTTGAGGCGAACGTGCTGGGCTTCTCCGACGGCACGATGGGGGCCGTGAACGGCATGCGTCCCAATGGGGTGCCGGACTCCTCCAGCTTGCAGTCGAACGAAGTGTGGGTCGGCGTGGTGTACGCCCTCGCGGCTACCATGATCCAGGAG GGTCTCCTGCAAGAGGGCCTCCGCACCGCCGAAGGCTGCTACCGGACCGTGTGGGAGCGCCTGGGCATGGCCTTCCAGACCCCCGAGGCGTACTGCCAGAAGAGGGTCTTCCGCTCTCTGGCCTACATGCGGCCCCTCAGCATCTGGAGCATGCAGCTGGCTCTGGAGCGCCAGGCCACAcaaccgccccccgcccccctagATGCGGGTGATGatgcggcagcggtggcggccaGCTCCATCGGGCCTTGA